The Pseudomonas fluorescens genome includes a window with the following:
- a CDS encoding AraC family transcriptional regulator, which produces MTIQSKKHATLTPVHLCACITSYLEQAGIPLDDVLFGTGLKPLDFEKSAKMVDLDQEQLLLSNALRLSGCPFLGLDIGLAARISSYGLLGYAMMTAADLRSGLQIPITLPALLGTYFSLSLVVDGEKVQLRADHCRAPKELEPILTELCLGSFKTIMSDMVGSSFELVQACFRYESFEGASEAYRDAFGCEVQFEYSCSMIVFDTAALDICLPLANSLCHRKTLELCQHQNRDLVSNREWLEKLRTFLALNLKEPPAFDALAQQMHCSSRTLRRQLDGQHTSYRQQLDELRFAKAKALLSSESGTIDQIAEQVGFSDGAALRRAFRRWCGLSPKVFRS; this is translated from the coding sequence ATGACCATTCAGTCAAAAAAACACGCTACGTTGACACCTGTTCATCTTTGCGCGTGCATTACGAGCTATCTGGAGCAAGCAGGTATCCCATTAGACGATGTGCTATTTGGAACCGGCCTCAAACCGCTCGACTTTGAAAAGTCAGCAAAAATGGTCGACCTCGATCAGGAGCAACTTTTGCTCTCGAATGCATTGAGGCTTTCAGGATGTCCATTTCTTGGCTTGGACATCGGATTGGCTGCACGGATTTCTTCATATGGCCTCTTGGGGTACGCCATGATGACGGCAGCAGACCTGCGTAGCGGTCTTCAAATTCCCATAACACTGCCAGCGTTGCTAGGTACCTACTTCTCGCTGAGCCTGGTCGTTGACGGTGAAAAGGTTCAATTGCGCGCGGATCACTGCAGGGCGCCAAAAGAGCTTGAGCCGATCTTGACTGAACTCTGCCTTGGCTCGTTCAAAACCATCATGAGCGATATGGTGGGAAGCTCGTTTGAGTTGGTTCAGGCGTGCTTCAGGTATGAAAGCTTTGAGGGCGCGTCAGAGGCTTACCGAGATGCCTTTGGCTGCGAGGTTCAGTTTGAATATTCATGCTCGATGATCGTCTTCGACACAGCGGCTTTGGACATTTGCTTGCCTCTGGCTAACAGTCTCTGCCACCGAAAAACTCTAGAGCTCTGTCAGCATCAGAATCGAGACCTTGTTTCTAACAGGGAATGGTTAGAGAAACTGCGAACATTCCTCGCTCTCAACTTAAAGGAGCCGCCAGCTTTCGACGCGCTCGCTCAACAGATGCACTGCTCGTCCCGCACTCTTCGTCGGCAACTGGATGGACAGCATACGAGCTACCGGCAGCAGCTGGATGAGCTGCGATTTGCGAAAGCCAAGGCCTTATTGAGCTCTGAGAGCGGAACCATCGACCAGATCGCGGAGCAGGTCGGTTTTAGTGATGGTGCTGCTTTGCGGAGGGCTTTCCGCAGGTGGTGCGGACTATCTCCAAAGGTGTTTCGTTCCTAG
- a CDS encoding aldehyde dehydrogenase family protein, which translates to MKLQTFKLSINGRAEESLETAFAINPATEEPICEYPLASRTQLEEAVQAAKIAFTDWRATPIEQRKKLVAAFGDIIEERREAFITLLTTEQGKGRSGAEWEIDGCIHWCREIAKQSLEDEFPQGVTGELIVSRHTPIGVIGAITPWNFPLLLAIWKVAPALLAGNTMVLKPSPFTPLCTLWFGELANKILPPGVLNVLSGGNELGQLITEHPDIGKISFTGSTATGKRVMQSASTNLKRLTLELGGNDPAIVFPDVDPKAIAQDLFWAAFANSGQFCVATKRLYVHEDIYDEVARELVAYAGTVKMGNGADPEVALGPLQNRMQFNKVKDLLLDCKTRGFSFIMGGELEERKGYFIPVTIIDNPPADARCVVEEAFGPVLPMIKYRDLEDVIKQANSSEYGLAATIWSKDLDTAQRVAKQIESGTVWINHAHQFSPHVAFGGQKNSGMGIENSLHGLAEYTNIQTVLLKAAQ; encoded by the coding sequence ATGAAGCTGCAAACTTTTAAACTGTCCATCAATGGGCGCGCTGAAGAATCCCTTGAGACGGCTTTCGCTATCAACCCGGCGACTGAGGAGCCTATTTGTGAATATCCCCTGGCTTCGCGCACGCAGCTTGAGGAGGCTGTCCAAGCAGCAAAGATCGCATTCACAGACTGGCGAGCAACCCCCATCGAACAGCGAAAAAAGCTGGTAGCCGCATTCGGGGACATTATTGAGGAACGACGTGAAGCGTTCATCACACTCCTAACCACCGAACAGGGTAAGGGACGGTCTGGGGCTGAATGGGAAATTGACGGTTGCATTCATTGGTGCCGTGAAATAGCCAAACAGTCACTCGAAGACGAGTTCCCTCAGGGGGTAACTGGCGAATTAATCGTAAGCCGTCATACTCCGATTGGTGTAATCGGTGCAATCACTCCATGGAACTTCCCGCTTCTGCTTGCAATCTGGAAGGTCGCTCCCGCACTGCTAGCCGGTAATACAATGGTGCTGAAGCCATCTCCTTTCACCCCGCTTTGTACCCTCTGGTTTGGTGAACTCGCAAACAAGATCTTGCCCCCCGGAGTGCTGAATGTGCTGTCGGGAGGAAACGAGCTCGGGCAACTAATTACCGAGCATCCGGACATTGGAAAAATTTCATTCACTGGCTCTACCGCGACGGGTAAACGAGTGATGCAGAGCGCTTCCACCAATCTCAAACGCCTCACGCTGGAGCTGGGTGGTAATGATCCCGCAATCGTATTTCCCGATGTAGATCCGAAGGCTATCGCCCAAGATTTGTTTTGGGCGGCATTTGCTAATAGCGGGCAATTTTGCGTGGCCACAAAACGCCTTTACGTTCATGAGGATATTTACGACGAAGTAGCTCGGGAACTCGTCGCGTATGCAGGTACAGTTAAAATGGGCAATGGCGCTGATCCGGAAGTCGCGCTCGGCCCTTTGCAAAACAGGATGCAGTTCAACAAAGTCAAAGATCTACTCCTGGACTGCAAAACCAGAGGTTTCTCCTTCATCATGGGAGGTGAGCTTGAGGAAAGAAAGGGCTACTTCATTCCAGTCACGATCATCGACAATCCCCCGGCTGACGCTCGCTGCGTCGTAGAGGAGGCATTTGGCCCAGTGCTTCCAATGATCAAATATCGTGATTTGGAGGATGTAATAAAGCAGGCTAATAGCTCGGAGTATGGATTGGCAGCAACCATTTGGTCTAAAGACCTGGATACAGCACAAAGAGTCGCAAAGCAGATCGAATCTGGCACGGTATGGATTAATCACGCTCACCAATTTTCTCCACACGTTGCTTTTGGAGGACAGAAGAACTCAGGTATGGGAATTGAGAACTCCCTTCATGGCCTCGCAGAATACACAAACATACAAACAGTTTTATTAAAAGCCGCGCAATGA
- a CDS encoding aldehyde dehydrogenase family protein produces the protein MRNQLYIDGKWKFGGGQRWDVINPATEDVVATIALASEQDADSAVEAASKAFPFWRRTSAEQRSALLLSVAYKVRDYRDALIALQMESSGKPYYEAEIDVVAVAETFEFYAELLHSHPDRCGVDLKVEGFYAEVLAEPVGVAALIVPWNFPMVTTSWKLAAALAAGCTAVVKPSEYTPLAELALADIMAEVGFPPGVVNFVPGLGEVVGTKLISDPRVRKVSFTGSGSVGKSILTQTARSVKNVSLELGGKSPIIVFEDADIDVALDLVVAGIFYNAGQVCSATSRLLISESIRDKFVELLLGKIAEVVVGSPRSGETTMGPLISKLHYDRVLAMVNQARTDSNANIMAGGKRPPGVGARGFFFEPTLIEIFSPECEIWNQEVFGPVLCFMVFHSEEEAIALANSSVYGLAATIVTESGERAERVVNNLEAGFITVNAPQIVSPRLSWGGYKESSQGRELGPYGLASFQEIKSVIKAQR, from the coding sequence ATGCGAAACCAACTTTATATTGATGGGAAGTGGAAGTTTGGCGGCGGACAGCGTTGGGATGTAATCAACCCGGCCACAGAGGACGTTGTTGCTACCATAGCCCTTGCTAGTGAGCAAGACGCTGATAGTGCTGTTGAAGCTGCTTCAAAGGCTTTTCCTTTTTGGAGGCGCACTTCCGCCGAGCAAAGATCTGCTCTCCTTTTGTCAGTAGCGTACAAAGTGAGAGACTATCGCGACGCGTTGATAGCGTTGCAGATGGAAAGTAGCGGAAAACCGTATTATGAAGCTGAAATTGATGTCGTCGCCGTTGCGGAAACTTTTGAATTTTACGCGGAGCTACTTCATTCACATCCAGATCGATGTGGCGTCGATTTGAAGGTGGAAGGCTTTTACGCTGAAGTGCTTGCAGAGCCTGTAGGTGTCGCTGCTTTGATCGTGCCTTGGAATTTTCCAATGGTCACCACTTCATGGAAGCTTGCTGCTGCGCTTGCTGCGGGTTGTACGGCGGTGGTCAAACCGTCTGAATACACGCCATTAGCTGAATTGGCGTTGGCAGATATTATGGCTGAAGTTGGATTTCCTCCTGGGGTGGTGAACTTTGTACCAGGATTGGGGGAAGTGGTTGGTACGAAGCTAATATCAGACCCCCGTGTCCGTAAGGTTTCTTTTACCGGCAGCGGCTCGGTTGGAAAATCAATATTGACGCAGACGGCCAGATCTGTGAAGAACGTCAGTCTTGAATTAGGTGGGAAATCTCCAATAATAGTGTTTGAAGACGCTGATATCGATGTTGCCTTGGATCTAGTGGTTGCGGGGATTTTTTATAATGCTGGCCAGGTCTGCTCCGCCACATCTCGCCTGCTCATTTCGGAGAGTATACGAGATAAGTTTGTCGAACTGTTGCTAGGCAAGATCGCTGAGGTCGTAGTGGGTAGTCCGCGCTCTGGCGAAACAACGATGGGACCTTTGATTTCGAAACTACATTATGATCGTGTTTTGGCTATGGTCAATCAAGCAAGAACTGATTCAAACGCAAACATTATGGCGGGAGGCAAAAGGCCCCCGGGAGTTGGTGCGCGTGGGTTTTTCTTTGAACCCACCCTCATAGAAATTTTCTCGCCTGAATGTGAGATATGGAATCAGGAAGTATTTGGCCCTGTTCTATGTTTTATGGTCTTCCATTCAGAAGAAGAAGCTATCGCTTTAGCTAACTCTTCAGTGTACGGCCTAGCTGCTACGATAGTAACCGAATCCGGCGAACGCGCTGAAAGGGTTGTAAATAACCTAGAAGCCGGCTTTATTACTGTTAATGCGCCACAAATAGTTAGCCCCAGATTGTCATGGGGAGGCTATAAGGAAAGTAGTCAGGGTAGGGAGTTAGGCCCTTATGGGCTTGCGTCCTTTCAAGAGATAAAGAGCGTTATAAAAGCTCAGCGATAA
- a CDS encoding cytochrome C oxidase subunit IV family protein, producing the protein MDRAQRWVTSVWLLLSIATIFTTWGLSKDGVTAATATIATILIAAWKVRMVLLHFMELDHAPLGVRFLFESWTVLVAVVILTPYFLAPLLS; encoded by the coding sequence ATGGACCGCGCACAACGATGGGTGACCAGCGTGTGGTTGTTGCTGAGCATCGCGACGATCTTCACGACCTGGGGCTTGTCGAAAGACGGCGTCACCGCAGCGACCGCCACGATCGCGACGATATTGATTGCCGCCTGGAAGGTGCGTATGGTCCTGCTCCATTTCATGGAGCTGGACCATGCCCCCTTGGGGGTGCGGTTCTTGTTCGAGAGCTGGACGGTGCTGGTGGCCGTCGTCATCCTCACTCCCTATTTCCTTGCTCCGCTGTTGTCGTGA
- a CDS encoding amidase, giving the protein MSKSELDLCYLTATEAVAQFKAKTLSPVDVLRAQIARIEAVNSKLNAITYTHFDRALKEAQVAEGLYMRGVATRPLEGVTCAIKDGNPIKGEIMTVGSKAFADFIPDESAPTVERLIDAGAIVHCRTTMSEFGHSAITKSPLWGVTRNAWNPEYSSGGSSGGAGSALAAGMTTLADGTDGGGSIRVPAALGGLFGYKPPFGRNPVDTLSPGETLMHYGPLARSVADCALMQNVMSGQHPKDLYSLPDQVVLPTFGESLRGRRIALSMNLGFYEVSKEVRENTLAAAEVFRGLGCIVEEIQLPWERASVEDAWLIKWQALLWAQCGDLLPEFRNDLDPFVVELMEQGSHLDLRRFYRTNQTKHEMHQALVAAMSGYDLLIAPTTATTQIPADRHDADPLLINGKAIDRPYVGWLLTTPFNLLSQYPVFSVPSGVDQTTSIPTGLQIIGPAYDDLAVFSAAYTFEAATQPWSFRRPLL; this is encoded by the coding sequence ATGTCTAAGTCGGAACTTGATCTTTGCTATCTCACTGCCACGGAGGCCGTGGCGCAATTTAAAGCGAAAACGCTATCCCCAGTCGACGTCTTGCGCGCTCAAATTGCGCGCATCGAAGCCGTGAATTCGAAACTTAACGCCATAACCTACACTCATTTTGATCGCGCGCTCAAAGAGGCTCAAGTTGCGGAGGGCCTCTACATGCGTGGCGTAGCGACTCGGCCGCTCGAAGGCGTCACCTGCGCAATAAAGGATGGCAATCCGATCAAGGGCGAGATCATGACCGTTGGCTCGAAGGCCTTCGCGGATTTCATCCCGGATGAATCGGCTCCGACCGTCGAGCGTCTAATAGATGCCGGGGCCATCGTCCATTGTCGCACCACGATGTCTGAGTTTGGTCATTCCGCGATAACCAAGAGTCCGTTGTGGGGTGTGACACGTAACGCCTGGAACCCTGAATATAGCAGCGGAGGCTCCAGCGGCGGCGCCGGATCGGCTCTCGCTGCGGGAATGACAACCTTGGCCGACGGTACTGATGGTGGCGGTTCAATTCGAGTTCCAGCGGCTCTTGGAGGGCTGTTTGGATACAAGCCACCCTTCGGACGAAATCCTGTGGACACTCTCTCGCCCGGGGAGACCCTGATGCACTACGGTCCTTTGGCTAGATCGGTCGCAGATTGCGCTCTGATGCAGAACGTTATGTCGGGTCAGCACCCAAAAGATCTCTACTCGTTGCCGGATCAAGTCGTTCTACCCACGTTTGGCGAAAGCCTTCGCGGAAGGCGGATCGCGTTGTCGATGAATCTTGGGTTTTATGAGGTCTCTAAAGAGGTTCGTGAAAACACCTTAGCGGCGGCGGAAGTTTTTCGCGGTCTTGGCTGTATCGTGGAGGAGATTCAACTGCCTTGGGAACGGGCATCCGTAGAGGACGCCTGGCTTATCAAATGGCAGGCCCTACTATGGGCTCAGTGCGGCGACCTGCTGCCCGAATTTCGGAATGACCTCGATCCTTTCGTTGTGGAACTCATGGAACAGGGAAGCCATCTCGACCTCAGGCGCTTTTATCGTACCAATCAAACGAAGCATGAGATGCATCAGGCGCTTGTGGCTGCGATGTCGGGTTATGACCTTCTTATCGCACCAACTACGGCAACGACCCAGATCCCAGCAGATCGCCACGACGCGGACCCTCTGCTAATAAATGGCAAAGCGATCGATAGGCCCTATGTAGGATGGTTGCTGACGACCCCCTTCAATCTTCTCAGCCAGTATCCAGTCTTCAGCGTCCCGTCTGGGGTAGATCAGACCACCTCAATCCCAACGGGCCTTCAAATTATCGGGCCGGCCTACGATGACTTGGCGGTGTTCAGCGCTGCATACACTTTTGAGGCTGCTACCCAGCCCTGGAGCTTCCGACGGCCGCTCTTGTGA
- a CDS encoding protoporphyrinogen/coproporphyrinogen oxidase has translation MTKNIIVVGSGISGLSAAYDLTKAGHKVTVLESTATAGGRMADVDMKGLNVHSGATIIWDNFKDMMGLVNELGMKDQLVSWTRDATRVDNGQKVYDIQYHFSVSNMLTHPAFGTATKLKLAKLLPDIIRSGLKTDPCFMHTAAEFDTESVAEYLTDKGVVDFLENYIEPLFRAPWNWEPEEFSKAYLLTMMGHLPTAKTHTFKYGIGSLTRELAKHVDVKYQTKVLSIVEKQGAGCDVQIENNDGTHILQADIVVFAAPADRASALVSTLNNEEKAFFESVKYNECGIVYYVLSKPLEQKLQWYTRKHPSPVVFYAQIPEDEHVPEGHRQPPHLYLELTPQQRDRAVAEGGTGNLKQYVHQFAKDMYPAVDEDTVEVIEQWIPQMLPLWYPGYAKKVAAFIETYEAAPRSIYFAGDYLAHSHTGGACASGRRAARLIQKHWN, from the coding sequence ATGACTAAAAATATTATTGTGGTGGGCTCGGGTATCTCCGGCCTTAGCGCTGCTTATGACCTGACCAAGGCTGGTCACAAAGTTACTGTGCTTGAGTCGACGGCGACAGCCGGTGGTCGTATGGCCGATGTTGACATGAAAGGCCTTAATGTTCATTCGGGAGCCACCATTATCTGGGACAACTTTAAAGATATGATGGGGCTCGTCAATGAACTCGGAATGAAAGATCAATTGGTGTCATGGACGCGTGATGCTACGCGTGTTGATAATGGGCAAAAAGTCTACGATATCCAGTACCATTTCAGTGTGAGTAACATGTTGACGCACCCTGCCTTTGGTACTGCAACAAAGCTTAAGCTGGCTAAATTACTGCCAGATATCATTCGTAGTGGTTTGAAAACTGATCCTTGTTTTATGCATACTGCTGCGGAGTTCGATACTGAGTCCGTTGCGGAATATTTGACTGATAAGGGCGTTGTTGATTTTCTCGAAAATTATATTGAACCCTTATTTCGCGCGCCATGGAATTGGGAGCCGGAAGAGTTTTCCAAGGCTTACCTGCTGACCATGATGGGGCATTTGCCTACTGCGAAGACCCATACATTTAAATATGGTATCGGCTCGTTAACGCGCGAGTTGGCGAAGCACGTTGACGTTAAGTACCAGACAAAAGTCCTCAGCATCGTTGAGAAGCAAGGTGCTGGGTGTGACGTCCAGATCGAGAACAACGATGGGACACATATTCTTCAAGCTGATATCGTGGTATTTGCGGCACCTGCGGATCGAGCCAGTGCATTAGTATCGACTCTAAATAACGAGGAAAAAGCATTCTTCGAGAGTGTGAAATACAACGAGTGCGGCATTGTTTATTATGTGCTGAGTAAGCCTTTGGAGCAAAAGCTGCAATGGTACACCCGCAAGCATCCGTCCCCCGTCGTTTTCTATGCGCAAATTCCTGAAGATGAGCATGTTCCCGAAGGCCACCGCCAGCCACCTCACCTGTATCTTGAACTGACACCTCAACAGCGAGATCGAGCTGTTGCAGAGGGTGGGACAGGTAACCTTAAGCAGTATGTCCACCAGTTTGCCAAGGATATGTATCCAGCTGTTGATGAGGACACCGTTGAAGTTATTGAACAATGGATTCCTCAGATGTTGCCTCTTTGGTATCCAGGATACGCCAAAAAAGTTGCTGCCTTTATCGAGACGTACGAAGCTGCCCCACGGTCTATATATTTCGCAGGCGATTATCTGGCTCATTCGCATACCGGAGGCGCATGTGCGAGTGGTCGTCGCGCCGCACGTTTGATTCAAAAGCACTGGAATTAA
- a CDS encoding cytochrome c oxidase subunit 3, translating into MEGIWVFVGLDMMIFALLFGSFMVERLKNPDTFEASRQALNLHFGGGNTLILLTSSWCMVRAVQAARRRTAVGPWLAAALAGGIAFGISKVVEYMGKIQAGYTMLTNDFFMFYFALTGIHLLHVVAGCVALAVFWAHARAGTYARDSSLAGIESMGIYWHMVDLLWIILFPLLYLMR; encoded by the coding sequence TTGGAAGGTATCTGGGTATTCGTCGGCCTGGACATGATGATCTTCGCGCTGCTGTTCGGCTCATTCATGGTCGAGCGTCTAAAGAATCCCGACACCTTCGAGGCTTCACGTCAGGCTCTAAACCTCCACTTTGGAGGAGGCAACACGCTGATCTTACTGACCAGTTCCTGGTGCATGGTTCGCGCCGTCCAGGCGGCGCGCCGGCGCACCGCGGTCGGCCCGTGGCTGGCGGCCGCCCTCGCCGGCGGCATCGCGTTTGGCATTTCGAAAGTCGTTGAATACATGGGGAAGATTCAGGCCGGCTACACCATGCTGACCAACGACTTCTTCATGTTCTATTTCGCGCTGACCGGCATCCACCTCCTGCATGTCGTCGCTGGCTGCGTAGCGCTTGCCGTATTTTGGGCACACGCTCGGGCGGGGACATACGCCAGAGACAGCAGCCTGGCAGGTATCGAGAGCATGGGAATCTACTGGCACATGGTCGATTTGCTTTGGATCATCCTTTTCCCGCTACTTTATCTCATGAGGTAA
- a CDS encoding TorF family putative porin: protein MRFARLVLVVGVTVPVVSAHAVELNENWSLLLNVGAFSEYSSRGISQTQRNPAIQASATIAHSSGLYAGLWTSNVDFGGGLDARQEVDYIAGYLWQPSDKVGLDLGYIKYTYDKSSLLNLSETYAVLTAYDFVLGASYSTDNFGDQSALYEFVGYKVALPYDTALDVRYGRADFKDPVLVSNDGKGSDSYREWEAKLSHDFVGVKWSLSYIDTDLSEAQCQSYIFYKDVCSARFVVGASKSF from the coding sequence ATGCGATTTGCGAGACTTGTGCTGGTAGTAGGTGTTACTGTTCCTGTTGTTTCCGCTCATGCTGTGGAACTTAATGAAAATTGGTCGCTGTTGCTCAATGTCGGAGCGTTCTCGGAGTATAGCTCACGAGGAATATCGCAAACTCAGCGTAACCCCGCTATCCAGGCTTCCGCAACCATTGCACATTCTAGCGGGCTATACGCTGGGCTGTGGACTTCCAATGTTGACTTTGGGGGTGGGTTAGATGCACGTCAAGAGGTAGATTATATAGCGGGTTACCTATGGCAGCCTTCAGATAAGGTTGGTCTTGATTTGGGGTATATTAAATATACGTATGATAAAAGTTCGCTGTTGAATCTTAGTGAAACATATGCAGTGCTTACAGCATATGATTTTGTGTTGGGTGCCAGCTATTCTACCGATAACTTTGGTGATCAATCAGCGTTGTATGAGTTCGTAGGTTATAAGGTTGCGCTACCTTATGATACTGCGTTAGATGTACGTTACGGGCGGGCAGATTTTAAAGACCCGGTTCTTGTTTCCAACGACGGGAAAGGTTCAGATTCTTATCGTGAATGGGAAGCGAAACTCTCGCACGATTTCGTGGGGGTGAAGTGGTCTTTGAGCTATATCGATACCGACCTATCTGAAGCGCAATGTCAGTCGTATATATTTTACAAGGATGTTTGCTCTGCTAGGTTTGTTGTCGGTGCGAGTAAAAGCTTTTAA
- a CDS encoding NAD(P)/FAD-dependent oxidoreductase — translation MKSIVEQSFSFTKFMPFWLDSPDAPSASPAFSGSQEADLVVIGGGFTGLWTAILAKEANPTWSIIVLEAGRVAHGASGRPGGIISTSVMHGLANEDRVFPDDIDILERLGMENLDGFKKALADYGIDADVEWNGEMTIAVKPEHVADLKEEYELHLKHGHEVQFLDAEQTRKQLKSPMFVAGMWSQKRSGIINPAKLAWGLKAAAIKLGVRVHENSKMTELSELADGMLVRTEGGKISAPKVFLATNAWHAGQRDIKRRIIAVRDHVLATEPLSQEQLARIGWANRQGIYDTRTQLNYMRLTADNRVIFGGSVSYHFNGDTAPKCDARADTYYSLAEAFYTTFPSLKDVRFSHAWGGPIDYSMRFSVFFRKYFSGKVVYAGGYTGFGVAGSRFGASMGLGILTNNPDPIYKLAIAIEPSGYIPPEPFRWIGAKITFAALSKVDEKGGWRRLWLNFVKVLGFPF, via the coding sequence ATGAAGTCGATTGTTGAGCAATCTTTTTCGTTCACAAAGTTCATGCCTTTTTGGCTCGATAGCCCGGACGCTCCGAGCGCTTCGCCAGCATTCAGTGGCTCTCAAGAAGCGGATCTGGTGGTCATCGGGGGCGGGTTTACTGGCTTGTGGACGGCCATTCTCGCAAAGGAAGCGAATCCCACTTGGTCGATTATAGTTTTGGAGGCTGGGCGAGTAGCACATGGAGCATCTGGGCGCCCAGGTGGAATCATTTCCACGTCAGTTATGCACGGTTTGGCGAACGAAGATCGAGTCTTTCCCGACGACATCGATATCCTTGAAAGACTGGGTATGGAGAATCTTGACGGATTCAAGAAAGCGTTGGCGGATTATGGGATTGACGCCGATGTCGAGTGGAATGGTGAGATGACCATTGCCGTAAAGCCGGAGCATGTAGCTGACTTAAAAGAAGAATATGAACTGCATCTAAAACATGGGCATGAGGTACAGTTTCTTGACGCAGAGCAGACAAGGAAACAACTCAAATCGCCTATGTTTGTAGCCGGTATGTGGTCGCAAAAACGCAGTGGTATCATTAATCCTGCCAAGCTGGCTTGGGGGCTCAAGGCTGCGGCGATCAAATTAGGCGTAAGGGTGCATGAAAACTCCAAGATGACTGAGTTATCTGAACTAGCAGATGGAATGCTGGTTCGTACTGAAGGAGGGAAGATATCAGCTCCTAAGGTTTTCCTGGCTACGAATGCGTGGCACGCTGGGCAGCGTGATATTAAGCGCAGAATTATTGCTGTTCGCGACCATGTACTGGCTACCGAGCCTCTTTCACAGGAACAGCTAGCGCGTATAGGTTGGGCCAATCGTCAGGGTATTTATGATACTCGGACGCAGCTCAACTACATGCGACTAACAGCAGATAATCGAGTTATTTTTGGTGGTAGTGTTAGCTATCATTTTAACGGTGATACGGCTCCTAAATGTGATGCCAGAGCTGATACTTACTACAGCCTGGCTGAGGCGTTTTATACAACATTTCCGAGCTTAAAGGACGTTAGATTCAGTCACGCATGGGGTGGGCCTATTGATTATTCGATGCGTTTTTCGGTTTTCTTCAGAAAATATTTTTCTGGGAAAGTTGTATATGCGGGTGGGTACACCGGGTTTGGTGTCGCAGGAAGTCGATTTGGCGCATCAATGGGGCTGGGGATACTCACCAATAATCCCGACCCGATTTATAAGCTGGCTATCGCCATAGAGCCTTCCGGATATATACCTCCGGAGCCTTTCCGTTGGATTGGCGCAAAAATCACATTCGCCGCTCTAAGTAAAGTAGATGAGAAAGGTGGATGGCGCCGTTTATGGCTCAATTTTGTAAAGGTGCTGGGTTTCCCTTTCTGA
- a CDS encoding MFS transporter: MQDNADGIFRARPIQKVAALVIPCLASLPIMVMPFIFGAVIDQVQVDSSNATYATSAEISMIALASLLVSIALKVLPPRLTALIGLSLAAIGHFLSIGSTSLEPMIIARAIAGFGEGLCMGMGFATLAQIIGGTRLLAYSSGIVAAASLISFITVPALQSHLGSSSIFWFMLVVTLICFPLFIWMPTAKLKQLPNAGGVYALFNIKSFSLFLVAFLASSGSNTLWLYFEQVGHSVGMDLAAIGKLGSFSSIPTLLVPFVANFIFARNKTVVPIAVVCLLSGIASYFYGAPPSVIAFCSVVVIMSFLYVFLIAYIRMFSAHLDSSGRTTAAVGGADSLGMVVGPLVAAFTLNLTTGFSSLSSFGLALQSLCVIPCLGFLFYKASRHTRSVGNA; this comes from the coding sequence ATGCAAGATAATGCTGATGGGATCTTTAGGGCCCGCCCGATTCAAAAAGTTGCTGCGTTAGTCATACCTTGTCTGGCTAGTTTACCTATTATGGTAATGCCCTTCATATTTGGTGCGGTCATTGATCAAGTACAGGTCGACTCATCCAACGCGACCTATGCCACCAGTGCTGAAATCTCCATGATCGCGTTAGCATCGCTTCTGGTTTCAATTGCGCTGAAGGTGCTCCCTCCGAGATTAACTGCGTTGATAGGTTTATCGCTTGCAGCCATTGGACATTTTCTCTCAATCGGAAGCACGTCGCTTGAGCCAATGATTATTGCCAGAGCGATAGCGGGGTTCGGTGAAGGATTATGCATGGGGATGGGCTTTGCTACCCTGGCCCAGATTATCGGCGGCACAAGGTTACTTGCTTATTCATCGGGCATTGTTGCAGCGGCATCACTCATCTCTTTTATTACGGTGCCTGCTTTACAGTCCCATCTCGGATCCAGCTCTATTTTTTGGTTCATGCTCGTGGTCACTTTGATCTGTTTTCCACTGTTCATATGGATGCCCACAGCAAAACTTAAGCAATTGCCCAATGCAGGTGGCGTTTATGCCCTGTTTAATATAAAGAGCTTTTCACTTTTTCTTGTGGCGTTTTTAGCAAGCTCTGGATCGAATACGCTTTGGCTTTATTTTGAGCAGGTTGGTCATTCGGTGGGGATGGATTTGGCCGCTATAGGAAAACTGGGATCATTTTCATCCATTCCCACCCTTCTCGTTCCGTTTGTTGCAAATTTTATATTTGCGCGAAATAAAACGGTTGTGCCAATTGCCGTAGTCTGTTTGCTTTCCGGTATTGCATCATACTTTTATGGCGCACCACCATCAGTAATTGCCTTTTGTTCCGTGGTTGTAATTATGTCGTTCCTCTATGTTTTCCTTATAGCATATATTCGGATGTTTTCAGCGCACTTAGATAGTAGTGGTCGCACCACGGCTGCAGTCGGTGGGGCCGACTCGCTTGGAATGGTCGTTGGCCCATTAGTCGCCGCATTCACGCTCAATTTAACTACAGGTTTCTCGTCGTTAAGTTCCTTCGGTCTTGCTTTGCAATCGTTGTGTGTAATCCCTTGTCTGGGTTTCCTTTTCTATAAAGCATCGCGGCATACACGCAGTGTCGGGAACGCCTGA